Proteins found in one Miscanthus floridulus cultivar M001 chromosome 4, ASM1932011v1, whole genome shotgun sequence genomic segment:
- the LOC136552781 gene encoding LOW QUALITY PROTEIN: putative MYST-like histone acetyltransferase 1 (The sequence of the model RefSeq protein was modified relative to this genomic sequence to represent the inferred CDS: deleted 1 base in 1 codon), whose product MGSMEASTAPENGSAAGGGAGGTGCNGAGAASNGGGMERRLRSSAASASWAAHLPLEVGTRVMCRWRDQKLHPVKVIERRKGSASSSPADYEYYVHYTEFNRRLDEWVKLEQLDLDTVETDVDEKVEDKATSLKMTRHQKRKIDETHVEQGHEELDAASLREHEEFTKVKNIAKIELGRYEIDTWYFSPFPPEYNDCPKLFFCEFCLNFMKRKEQLQRHMKKCDLKHPPGDEIYRSGTLSMFEVDGKKNKVYGQNLCYLAKLFLDHKTLYYDVDLFLFYVLCECDDRGCHMVGYFSKEKHSEESYNLACILTLPPYQRKGYGKFLIAFSYELSKKEGKVGTPERPLSDLGLLSYRGYWTRVLLEILKKHKGNISIKELSDMTAIKADDILSTLQSLDLIQYRKGQHVICADPKVLDRHLKAAGRGGLDVDVSKLIWTPYKEQG is encoded by the exons ATGGGCTCCATGGAAGCGTCGACCGCGCCGGAGAACGGCTCCGCCGCCGGTGGTGGAGCCGGGGGCACGGGGTGCAAC GGGGCGGGCGCCGCGTCGAACGGAGGCGGCATGGAGAGGAGGCTGAGGTCCTCGGCTGCGTCCGCGTCGTGGGCGGCGCACCTTCCCTTGGAGGTGGGCACGCGCGTGATGTGCCGGTGGCGCGACCAGAAGCTCCACCCGGTCAAGGTCATCGAGCGCCGCAAGGGCTCCGCTTCCTCTTCCCCCGCCGACTACGAGTACTACGTCCACTACACCGAGT TCAATAGAAGACTTGACGAGTGGGTTAAGCTTGAGCAGCTTGATCTTGATACTGTCGAGACCGATGTTGACGAAAAAGTAGAAGATAAG GCAACAAGCTTAAAGATGACACGGCACCAGAAACGTAAAATTGATGAAACACATGTGGAG CAAGGACATGAGGAACTTGATGCAGCCAGCTTGCGGGAACATGAAGAATTCACAAAGGTGAAAAATATCGCGAAGATCGAACTTGGGAGATATGAGATAGATACATGGTATTTCTCTCCTTTTCCACCAGAGTACAATGACTGCCCGAAGCTGTTTTTCTGTGAATTTTGCCTCAACTTCATGAAGCGCAAAGAACAGCTTCAGCGGCACATG AAGAAGTGTGATCTTAAGCACCCCCCAGGCGATGAAATCTATAGAAGTGGAACTCTGTCAATGTTTGAG GTTGATGGGAAGAAGAACAAGGTTTACGGACAGAATCTTTGTTATCTAGCCAAGCTATTTCTTGATCACAAAACCTTGTACTATGACGTTGATTTGTTCTTGTTTTATGTCCTGTGCGAATGTGATGATCGAGGATGTCATATGGTGGGATATTTCTCTAAG GAAAAACACTCTGAAGAATCTTATAATTTGGCTTGCATTCTCACTCTTCCCCCATACCAAAGAAAAGGATATGGGAAGTTCCTGATTGCTTTCT CATATGAGCTTTCCAAGAAGGAAGGTAAAGTTGGGACACCAGAGCGCCCTCTTTCTGATCTTGGTCTGCTCAGCTATAGAGGTTATTGGACTAGAGTGCTTCTAGAAATTCTAAAGAAACATAAGGGCAACATATCTATAAAG GAACTGAGCGACATGACGGCGATAAAAGCAGATGACATCTTGAGCACGCTGCAGAGCCTGGACCTAATCCAGTACCGCAAAGGGCAGCACGTCATCTGCGCTGACCCGAAGGTCCTCGACCGCCACCTCAAGGCGGCGGGCCGGGGCGGCCTGGACGTCGACGTTAGCAAGCTGATCTGGACTCCCTACAAGGAGCAAGGCTAA
- the LOC136550445 gene encoding LOW QUALITY PROTEIN: probable inactive receptor kinase At5g10020 (The sequence of the model RefSeq protein was modified relative to this genomic sequence to represent the inferred CDS: deleted 2 bases in 2 codons) — MAALLALVLLLLSGGAAGDDVAALLEFKKGIADRDRDRVLGSWSPPATTESGGGGGGCPASWRGVVCDGDAVVGVALDGLGLAGELKLGTLSGMRALQNLSLAGNAFSGRLPPGIGSLSSLRHLDLSGNRFYGPIPGRLANLSSLVHLNLSHNNFTSGFPTDGIQQLQNLRRIDVRNNNFWGNATDLLAKLRNAEHIDLSDNLFTGTIDLDIESLASIGNTVKYLNLSHNKLDGGFFRNETVGAFKNLAVLDLSNNGLAGTVPRLDAWFSLEIFSVAGNGLFGMMPETLLQNSMRLVEVDLSRNGFSGSVPIVNSTTLKVLNLSSNVLSGSLPATMGKCTSVDLSGNLFSGELAILRSWDGIVEVIDLSSNKLVGSYPNDASQFQNLVSLKLRNNSLSGSLPSVLGTYQKLSVLDLSQNTLEGSVLPTFFMSPTLTVLNLSGNKFSGTIPFQCTHSTESILLSSQPALRIVDLSSNSLTGPLPPDISNLQKLEFLILMMNELSGEIPSEISKLQALEYLDLSHNHLTGRIPDMPQNGLKVFNVSYNNLQGTVPRSVEKFPLSCFRPGNDLLVFPDGLPASGNDDYTGVGQSQTSHGHKAGVRVALIIGCIGAVLLVIFIALAFYVVRSQELCGSNGFRSQITISDLKGRISRPNLFKSPKDNVIPSKTSFSNDHLLTAAARSMSAQKELLAEASVEYGYTDPKEVAESTSLGVTETSSAIQAHESSPRSALPTSPHFADSRFLEEPVAFEVYSPDRLVGELIFMDSTLVFTAEDLSRAPAEVLGRSSHGTTYKAVLQSGHVLTVKWLRVGLVKHKKEFTKEIKRIGTIRHPNIVSWRAFYWGPKEQERLIISDYVNGDSLALYLYESTPRRYCRLSVSQRLRIAIDLARCLQFLHHEKGFPHGNLKPTNIFLTGPDLSPKLVDYGLHRFMTPSGTAEQILNLGALGYRAPELANAAKPAPTFKSDVYAFGVIVMEMLTRKSAGDIISGQSGAVDLTDWVQMCNREGRGTDCFDRDITGLEESPRIMDELLAISLRCILPVNERPNMKTVCDNLCSITA, encoded by the exons ATGGCTGCCCTCCTCGCGCTCGTTCTCCTGCTGCTTTCCGGGGGCGCCGCCGGCGACGacgtggcggcgctgctcgagTTCAAGAAGGGCATCGCCGACCGCGACCGGGACCGGGTGCTGGGGTCCTGGTCCCCGCCGGCGACGACCgagtccggcggcggcggcggcggctgccccgCCTCGTGGCGCGGCGTCGTGTGCGACGGCGACGCGGTGGTCGGCGTCGCGCTCGACGGCCTCGGTCTCGCCGGGGAGCTCAAGCTGGGGACCCTCTCCGGCATGCGCGCGCTCCAGAACCTCTCCCTCGCCGGGAACGCCTTCTCCGGCCGCCTGCCCCCCGGCATCGGCTCCCTGTCGTCGCTGCGCCACCTCGACCTCTCCGGGAACCGCTTCTACGGGCCCATCCCGGGCCGCCTCGCCAACCTCTCCAGCCTCGTCCACCTCAACCTCTCCCACAACAACTTCACCTCCGGCTTCCCGACCGACGGGATCCAGCAGCTGCAGAACCTGCGCCGCATCGACGTCCGCAACAACAACTTCTGGGGCAATGCCACCGATCTACTCGCCAAGCTCCGCAATGCCGAGCACATCGATCTCAGCGACAACCTCTTCACCGGGACCATCGATTTGGACATCGAAAGCCTCGCCAGCATTGGGAACACGGTCAAGTATCTCAACCTCAGCCACAACAAGCTGGACGGCGGCTTCTTCCGGAATGAGACGGTGGGGGCCTTCAAGAACTTGGCGGTCCTTGATTTGAGCAACAACGGGCTTGCTGGGACAGTGCCGAGGCTCGATGCGTGGTTCTCACTGGAGATTTTCAGTGTAGCCGGGAATGGGCTATTCGGGATGATGCCTGAGACACTCCTCCAGAATTCCATGCGGCTTGTCGAGGTTGATCTCAGCAGGAACGGCTTCTCAG GGTCAGTGCCAATTGTGAATTCTACGACTTTGAAGGTGTTGAATCTCTCTTCCAATGTTCTATCAGGATCATTACCAGCCACCATGGGCAAATGTACCTCAGTTGATCTGAGCGGGAACCTGTTTTCTGGGGAATTAGCTATATTGCGTTCCTGGGATGGGATTGTTGAGGTCATTGACTTGAGCTCAAACAAACTGGTGGGAAGCTACCCAAATGATGCCTCCCAGTTTCAGAACTTAGTGTCC CTGAAACTACGGAACAATTCATTGTCAGGATCTCTCCCTTCAGTGTTGGGTACCTATCAGAAGTTATCTGTCCTTGATCTGAGTCAGAACACACTTGAGGGATCTGTGTTGCCTACTTTCTTCATGTCACCAACTTTGACTGTATTGAATCTTTCTGGAAATAAATTTTCTGGAACTATTCCATTTCAGTGCACCCATTCAACGGAATCAATACTTCTTTCATCCCAACCGGCTCTTAGGATTGTTGATCTGTCCAGCAATTCTTTGACTGGACCATTGCCA CCAGATATCTCTAACCTGCAAAAACTTGAGTTCCTTATTCTTATGATGAATGAATTGTCTGGGGAGATTCCCAGTGAGATAAGCAAGCTTCAAGCACTGGAGTATCTGGACTTATCACACAACCACCTCACAGGCAGAATTCCGGATATGCCTCAAAATGGCCTGAAGGTGTTCAATGTATCTTACAATAATCTACAAGGAACTGTTCCTAGAAGTGTTGAAAAGTTTCCTTTATCTTGCTTCCGACCTGGAAATGACTTGTTAGTTTTCCCAGATGGCCTTCCTGCTTCTGGAAATGATGATTACACCGGAGTTGGTCAGAGCCAAACATCTCATGGACATAAGGCTGGTGTTCGAGTTGCTCTTATTATTGGCTGCATTGGAGCTGTCTTGCTAGTTATCTTCATAGCCCTAGCATTCTATGTGGTCAGATCTCAAGAGCTTTGCGGAAGTAATGGATTTAGAAGTCAGATTACTATCAGTGATCTAAAGGGGAGAATAAGCCGTCCAAATCTGTTCAAGTCCCCCAAAGATAATGTTATACCAAGTAAAACAAGTTTCTCAAATGATCATCTCTTAACGGCCGCAGCTAGATCGATGTCTGCCCAGAAAGAGTTATTGGCTGAAGCCTCTGTTGAATATGGCTACACTGATCCAAAGGAAGTTGCTGAGTCCACAAGTTTAGGTGTGACTGAGACTTCTTCTGCAATCCAGGCTCATGAGTCTTCTCCACGGTCTGCATTGCCAACATCACCACATTTTGCTGACTCTAGATTCCTTGAGGAACCTGTAGCTTTTGAAGTGTACTCTCCAGACCGGCTGGTTGGAGAATTGATTTTCATGGACAGCACTTTGGTTTTCACAGCTGAGGATCTGTCACGTGCACCAGCGGAAGTTCTTGGAAGGAGCAGCCATGGAACAACGTATAAAGCTGTTCTACAAAGTGGGCATGTCCTGACAGTGAAATGGCTGCGTGTTGGTCTTGTGAAGCATAAAAAGGAATTCACAAAGGAGATAAAGAGGATTGGCACTATCAGGCATCCAAATATAGTTTCATGGAGAGCATTCTATTGGGGCCCTAAGGAGCAAGAGAGATTAATTATTTCTGACTACGTCAATGGTGATAGCTTGGCACTTTACCTTTATG AGTCAACTCCAAGAAGATACTGCCGCCTGTCAGTTTCTCAACGTCTCAGAATTGCCATCGACCTAGCTCGTTGCCTCCAGTTCCTACACCATGAGAAGGGCTTCCCTCACGGCAACTTGAAGCCAACTAATATATTCTTGACTGGTCCTGATCTCTCTCCAAAGCTGGTGGATTATGGCCTGCATAGGTTCATGACTCCAAGTGGCACTGCCGAGCAAATACTGAATTTAGGAGCACTAGGGTACCGAGCCCCGGAACTGGCAAACGCGGCCAAGCCTGCACCTACGTTCAAGTCCGACGTGTATGCATTCGGGGTGATTGTCATGGAGATGTTGACGCGGAAGAGTGCTGGAGACATCATCTCAGGCCAGTCCGGCGCGGTCGATCTAACTGACTGGGTTCAGATGTGCAACAGGGAAGGGCGGGGAACCGACTGCTTTGACCGAGACATCACCGGCTTGGAAGAGTCCCCAAGGATAATGGACGAGCTGCTGGCGATCTCGCTTAGGTGTATCCTTCCTGTAAATGAGAGGCCTAACATGAAGACAGTCTGCGATAACCTGTGTTCGATAACAGCGTGA